The following nucleotide sequence is from Vitis vinifera cultivar Pinot Noir 40024 chromosome 14, ASM3070453v1.
CCACCTCAACAAGTACCTAGTCGCCGCCGACGACGAAGAAACAGTCTGGCAGAGCCGCACCGGCTCTTCCCGGCAAGCACGTTGGGCGGTGGAATTCGTCCAGGACAAGGCCAACGTCATCCGTCTAAAAGGCTGCTATGGCCGCTACCTCACCGCCTCCGACGAAGTTTTCCTCCTCGGCTGGACCGGCAGAAAGGTTGTCCAAACCCTTCCCACGTCCAAAATGGACCCTTCCACCGAGTGGGAGCCCATAAAGGAAGGCTTCCAATTGAAGCTCAGAGCAAAGGGAGGCAAGTTCCTGCGCGCCAATGGCGGTACTCCGCCGTGGAAGAACTCCATCACCCACGACATTCCTCAGAGGACCGCCACGCAAGATTGGGTCCTCTGGTCGGTCGACATCGTTGACATCACCCACTCCGAGTCCCCTGCGAATTACGTTTCTCGGGCGTCGAGCTTCTCTTCCCAGCCGGACGATTTCACCTGCTCCGACACCGGGTCGCCGTCGATGGGCTCCTTTCCCGGTTCACCGGTGACCTTCCACGGTCGGTCCAGACTAGCATCAAGTAGGCAGGTACGTTCAGAGTACTAATATGCCCTGATCTTTATTGGTAACTGAACCCACCGTAGGAATTAATCTTGAACAGAATAATAATCATCCAATTATTTTGCTTCATTTCGCAGAaaatcaaaaatgaaaaataaaaaaataaaaaaataattaaattttgtcaaaatatgATAAAGTCTAACTAACATGCCCTTGATTTTTCCTCCTCCAAGTGGGGCTTCACCAACAGTGATACCTCAAACAACCTTCTTTGGTGGCctttcatttaattttctttattagtttttataaacCCACTTGACCAATCATCATGACTTTggaaaaaacattttctaaaccATAAAGTTAATTTTATGGAGAAGTCTTTTATGGGGGTGAATATTTTATTAGAAGTAATGTAAGTGGCTTTTAtgcattttgaattatttatttatttatttttctatttagattCCTGCTCACCAAGAGGATGATAATGAAAGATCAAAATCCCAAATGGACCATGTTGATAAACCCTCCGAGAAAACGAAATTCACTGCATCaaagccaagggagaaaactttTGATGCGGCTTGGAAGGTATTGATATATAgtctttatataattattatgtcACTATCAATTGCTTGCTTGTACATGTTTCtttccaaagaaaatgacattatatatcatataaggTGTTGTAGTCAAAATCGGTTTGATATACGTTAAtgttagattattattttaatatttagtgaatgattgataaattaatttaagtcattaaataaattaagtatatttgattaaattaacttaaagtaaaaaatataataaataaaaataattaacttattattaattctatatattcattttacttttttattttaatttgtttttttgttacttcattatttttattgttacttGGACttctttatcttaattataatttatgagaataaatatgttgatgattaaaaataaattttaagttaattttatccaACAATCTTAATAactaagtaataaattttaagttaataactaaattataattaacttaagcaattaagtaataagtattattaaattttacccAAGCCTTTGAAGTTTTTATATAATTGCTTAGCTTCTAAGTTTTTGGCTTAAAtagttttgataatttttctttttatataaaatctagatttttttttaaatgttcttAGGACtatgattatttaatttgataaattttcataattaatacttaaaatcgtttaattttttaataataataaataacattaattacATTACAACTATAATGTGATAATTTTCTGGTTGACCCTCTAACAAAAGTCTCTAGCTCTGCCATTGGTCagactaatttttattaaatataagagtaattttgatattttaaaacatttgaaTGTGGGATTCATAGTGGAATACacttctctattttattttgaatggaTCAATCAGTGGTGGACGTTTTTCTTCTGGCAGATTACTCCTGACCATGAAGCTGGCTATGGAAGATCAAAATCCCAAATGGACAATGCTGACAAACCCTCTGATCAGACAAACTTCAGTCCCCCAAATCCTAGGGACCAGACTCACGATCTTAATTCATCTCCCAAGGTACTTGAGCAACAAACTCTTTACATGATTCATGAAATCACTcgtaaaattttaattccatgATTCCATCGTCATGTTTGCAGGCCCCAGATGTTGTCCCATCTACCATTCCAACTGCTGTTTCATATCCTACTGTGAAAACCACTGCTTCTATGGCTAAGCAATCATCAACTCAAATGGAAGATAAGCTAAACTCAGTGTTCAGTGAACTTGAAAGCATAGTAAGCGATGTGGGTAGTTCTCCAACTTCCTTCTCAGAGCCAAGAATGGAAGATGAAGCATTAGAAATGTCAGCAGTGCCATCTAGAGAGGAGATAAGGCAAGCACAAGTTGCCCTCAAGGAGTGTCTTCTTTTAGAATTCTCTCAGCTCAAGCAGGCAAGAGTGAGAGCCAAGTTCATTTTAGCTCTCTCAACGCTGAGCATCGCGGAAGGGAGTCTTTCACAAGAACAAATGGACGCAACCCACTATTTTCTGTCCAATTTCAATGTCCTAATGATGAAGTTTGATCGTGCAGAAAGGCAGTTGGCTGAGTGCAACAACTTCTTGCGCGACAAAAATCGAGCTTATGATGAATTGAGGGTGATTAATGAGTCTAATCTTGAGCTCAAAGCTCGTATAGATCAGcttaatgaagaggaagaagaactTTTGAGAAGGATTGAGGAGATTAGAGGGATGAAAACCAAGCTAGCGAACAAGAGGATGGAATTGGGTGAAGAGTCCAAGTCTGCACTCTCAAAATGGAATGAGTTTGGATCGCTTGAACCAGCAGCTTTGTCGAGGCAgaagaaatttgagaaaagaAGACGTGAGATTCTTGAAGATTGGTCCAATTTGAAGGCGTTGTTTGATTGATTAAATTGcattttgtttgtatttttttttttttggttattatgAGGTCATGTCAATGATTTCATTCTCCGAGGcattttgtttgtaatttttttggtCATCATGAGGCCATGTGACTGACTTCATTCTGCGATGGCCTGAGGtatattttggttattaaattattaagaaatatatttttaaatttttttattttgcataaaataaataagacccagaaaaaaaaaatcttagttttaaaaaatccacaaaaaataaatattgtaaaatatttaaggatgaaaaaaattatttaggaatatagtttattaattttttattattttaaaaaatatattttccctttttcttctctttaaatttttgtttgcttaATCAAAtattgcataaaaaaaaaagtagtgaGAATTGTGTTTTAAGATGAAATCAACCTCAAAAGTGATAAGAGATCCTTATATCATGCACATTTAAGCTCAAGACATAAATCaagtataaaaattaagttgaaagatattatccttcattaatccctaaaataccatTCACCCCTATATAGGCATGTAGTGATtgtgaatttcaaattttttttttcccttttctattccTATAACCTATTTCtaatttcttactttttttttttttttcttccaatctatatttctattttatgtcaaataaaaagcaataagttttttttttttcatttttaaatatattgaatcattttactcttattataagTAAGGAtaaaatttttgggatttttcatacaaatatctttttatctttttgtatttatcttttagtttcattttcatttttattttaaatttacattatccttttatttatatttttatcttattttttatatttttcatattaaaaaattgactatcacttcacttttattatatatgttagaaaaattaaggttaatccaacctatgaTAATCACCTTAAATAGGGGGGAGGGAATAGGGTGATGATCaattatgtgaatgtaagagacaattatatgcaattatataataaacaatataaagacaattacatataaattaaaagagtaaggaagagagaatgcaaacacaagattttataatggttcggcgcaacccggcctac
It contains:
- the LOC100267969 gene encoding uncharacterized protein LOC100267969, which encodes MEFFNNAKAIRLRSHLNKYLVAADDEETVWQSRTGSSRQARWAVEFVQDKANVIRLKGCYGRYLTASDEVFLLGWTGRKVVQTLPTSKMDPSTEWEPIKEGFQLKLRAKGGKFLRANGGTPPWKNSITHDIPQRTATQDWVLWSVDIVDITHSESPANYVSRASSFSSQPDDFTCSDTGSPSMGSFPGSPVTFHGRSRLASSRQIPAHQEDDNERSKSQMDHVDKPSEKTKFTASKPREKTFDAAWKITPDHEAGYGRSKSQMDNADKPSDQTNFSPPNPRDQTHDLNSSPKAPDVVPSTIPTAVSYPTVKTTASMAKQSSTQMEDKLNSVFSELESIVSDVGSSPTSFSEPRMEDEALEMSAVPSREEIRQAQVALKECLLLEFSQLKQARVRAKFILALSTLSIAEGSLSQEQMDATHYFLSNFNVLMMKFDRAERQLAECNNFLRDKNRAYDELRVINESNLELKARIDQLNEEEEELLRRIEEIRGMKTKLANKRMELGEESKSALSKWNEFGSLEPAALSRQKKFEKRRREILEDWSNLKALFDYLMEFFRNAKTVRLRSHHDKYLLADEDEEDVCQDRNGSSKRAKWEVECVEINNVIRLKSCYGKYLTASSVHFLLGTAGKKVLQTVPPRLDSSVEWEPIRDGFQVKLKTRYGNFLRANGGLPPWRNSITHDIPHRTATQDWVLWEIDVTEIKTQTQTSRPPVLSVDLSDSLESEFDKSLIIQIKSPRMSMPESSDPSAGTPGKADGRVIYYHVADENGDVDDTTEEFSFIFKGNEVEELTQKLEEETGLKDIVVCSRNPLNQKVYPLKLQLPPNNVAMHVVMVPSDSKAVGEFGSPRNPGLS